The following nucleotide sequence is from Candidatus Krumholzibacteriia bacterium.
CCATGGCGGCGAGCCCCGACTTCCCCAGCGAGCGCAGCGCCGCCCACACCTCGATGCCGCGCGCGCGCCGCGACATTTCCGGAACGAACAGGTGCGGGTCGCGCGATTCGCCTTCCACCAGGTACGCCGCGCTGACCGACATGGCCGCGTTGAGGTGGCGCTTGTCACGCACGAACACAATTCCGCTGTCATACGGCACGTTGAGCCACTTGTGCGCGTCGGTGGAAATGGAATCGGCCCGGTTCATTCCGGCGGTCAGCTTTCGCAACGACGGCGACGCCGCCGCCCACAACCCGAACGCCGCGTCGACGTGCAGCCACGCCCCCGTCCCCTCGAGCCGCGCGGCGACATCCGCGAGCGGGTCGAAGGCGCCGCTGTTCACGTTGCCGGCCTGCGCGCAAACGATGGTGGGACCCGCGATGCGCGGCATTTCTGCGGCGACCATCCGCCCCTGATCGTCCACCGGCACGCGCACCACGCGTTCGCGCCCCAGGCCCAGCATGCTCAGCGCCTTGAGCAGGCTCACGTGCACCTCGTCGCCCACGATAACCGTGATGGGCGGCGCGCCGAACAATCCCCGCGCCTCCACGTCCCAGCCCTGCGCTTCCAGTTGCGCGTGCCGCGCCGCGGCGAGCGCGGTGAAGTTGGCCAGGGTGGCGCCGGTCACGAATCCCACCTCGGTGGAGGCCGGTAGCCCGAGCACGTCGACGAGCCAGTCGCGTGACACCCGCTCCAGGGTTGCGTTGATGGGAGAGAGCGCCTCCAGGCCGGCGTTCTGATCCCACGCCGCCGCGAGCACGTTGGCCGCGAGTGCGGCGGGGAGCGATGCGCCCACCACGAAGCCGAAGAAACGCCCGCCCGCGCTGGCCATGGTGGCAGGCGATCCGAGGGCGTCCAGTTCTTCCAGCACGCGTGACGGCTGCACCGGTTCCTCCTGCAGCGGGCGGTGCAACGATGCGAGCGCGGTGATTGCGCCCGGCTGCGGCGACACGCGTCGCTCGCGCAGGCTGTCCAGATAGGCCGTGCCGCGCGCCGCCGCGTCGTTGAGAAGGGACTTCAAAACCAGACCTCCTGATGTTGCCGCACGCTCACCTTTCGGCAGTTCCCCGTACCGCCCACGCGCGCGCGCTCAGTGCAATCCTGCCCTGTGCGGAACGCGGCAGCGACTTCTCGAGCGCGTTCGCCAGAGCGGCGCGGGCGTCCTCGTCCAGCGATGCCACGTAGGACGGCGCCGGCCCGGTGCCGCCCAGGAAGGGGCGCCAGTAGTCATCGAAATCCGCGAACTCGGTGGTTATCTCGATGGGTTCGCAACGCACGCCGTCGAGGCCGCCGTTGCGGAATACATCTTCGAGCGCATCCGGTTTGCAGAGGGGGAAGCGCGCCCCTTCGTCGCGCGCGCAAGCCGCGGGGTCGAGTGCTACCACCGCATCCCAGAATCGGCGCAGGAAGCCCATGCCGTCGGCGTAGTCCCACACGCACGCGGACACCGTCGCGCCGGGAGTGGCGAGCGAACGCATCTCCTCCACCGCGGCGCCGGCATCCGGGAAGAAGTTCATCGCGAACAGGGATGCAATGCCGCCGTAGCCATCCGGCCGCGCGGGAAGACCGCCCA
It contains:
- a CDS encoding pyridoxal-dependent decarboxylase; this translates as MKSLLNDAAARGTAYLDSLRERRVSPQPGAITALASLHRPLQEEPVQPSRVLEELDALGSPATMASAGGRFFGFVVGASLPAALAANVLAAAWDQNAGLEALSPINATLERVSRDWLVDVLGLPASTEVGFVTGATLANFTALAAARHAQLEAQGWDVEARGLFGAPPITVIVGDEVHVSLLKALSMLGLGRERVVRVPVDDQGRMVAAEMPRIAGPTIVCAQAGNVNSGAFDPLADVAARLEGTGAWLHVDAAFGLWAAASPSLRKLTAGMNRADSISTDAHKWLNVPYDSGIVFVRDKRHLNAAMSVSAAYLVEGESRDPHLFVPEMSRRARGIEVWAALRSLGKSGLAAM
- a CDS encoding class I SAM-dependent methyltransferase — translated: MAEHHDRWAAGSTYEDFMGRWSRKLAPRFVAWLGIPAEQHWLDVGCGTGALTRAICENSRPASVLACDPAAPFIEYARKHVSDERVSFVVAGVGGLPARPDGYGGIASLFAMNFFPDAGAAVEEMRSLATPGATVSACVWDYADGMGFLRRFWDAVVALDPAACARDEGARFPLCKPDALEDVFRNGGLDGVRCEPIEITTEFADFDDYWRPFLGGTGPAPSYVASLDEDARAALANALEKSLPRSAQGRIALSARAWAVRGTAER